A DNA window from Entelurus aequoreus isolate RoL-2023_Sb linkage group LG24, RoL_Eaeq_v1.1, whole genome shotgun sequence contains the following coding sequences:
- the LOC133641635 gene encoding CD81 antigen-like, whose amino-acid sequence MAVTGCTQCIKYMLFFFNFIFWLAGGVILGVALWLRHDSQTSNLLILQFEGNQAPGTFYISVYILIAVGAVMMLVGFLGCYGAIQESQCLLGTFFFFLIILFACEVAAAIWGFMNRDTISKELINFYDSAYIKAVDVSGSPSKDAAIKVLDVFHTTLDCCGKGDDTALFKQVASTLCPRKSPEDFLRSQSCHDKLIELFSEKLYLIGLAALVVAVIMIFEMIFTMVLCCGIRNSAVAY is encoded by the exons ATGGCGGTGACAGGCTGTACGCAATGCATTAAATATATGTTATTCTTCTTTAATTTTATTTTCTGG CTGGCAGGAGGAGTGATCTTAGGAGTGGCCCTTTGGCTCCGTCATGACAGTCAAACAAGCAACCTCCTCATTCTTCAGTTTGAAGGCAACCAAGCGCCTGGCACCTTTTACATCA GTGTCTACATACTCATAGCTGTTGGAGCGGTGATGATGCTGGTGGGCTTCCTTGGCTGTTACGGAGCCATTCAGGAGTCTCAATGCCTGTTGGGGACG TTCTTTTTCTTTTTGATAATCCTCTTCGCCTGTGAAGTGGCTGCTGCCATCTGGGGCTTCATGAACAGAGACACG ATCTCCAAGGAACTGATCAACTTCTACGACTCGGCATACATCAAGGCTGTGGATGTGTCAGGCTCCCCCAGTAAAGACGCTGCCATTAAGGTGCTGGATGTCTTTCACACCACG CTGGACTGCTGCGGTAAAGGAGACGACACAGCGCTCTTCAAACAAGTTGCAAGCACTTTGTGTCCTAGAAAGTCTCCAGAAGATTTTCTGAGGTCTCAG AGCTGTCACGACAAACTGATCGAGCTCTTTTCAGAGAAGCTCTATCTGATTGGTCTGGCTGCTCTCGTGGTGGCCGTCATCATG